One Halichondria panicea chromosome 3, odHalPani1.1, whole genome shotgun sequence genomic region harbors:
- the LOC135333907 gene encoding progestin and adipoQ receptor family member 3-like, whose translation MKMLDIETGLSPHQPEPPTKIAGFGIPLYSYPAIPPFLQGNPNITDGYRAHLSPKLCVKSACILSNETINIWSHLLGLVLFTFYQLYDNFYYLPENRAETGDHFTFTVMNLCFQVCMFCSAGYHLFSCQSEVASRRWLRLDLAGVSVGMCGCYFPGAYYAFYCNQFWESAYMFAMFVLVGVCLLAQAHSEYLSNDWYRRRLMLYAAFIFAGVVPVMHWVLQTGGFGEPFVQLFMPKVLVMYVLVLLGGLFYISQFPEKLFPGRVNMFGSSHQWWHIMILIAFGWAHHMGVVVFTHWRTHSCTIVTQTNNDDSWSLYTFLGIKV comes from the exons ATGAAGATGCTTGATATCGAGACAGGACTGTCCCCCCATCAACCAGAGCCCCCCACCAAGATAGCGGGGTTTGGGATACCCCTCTACTCATACCCAGCCATACCTCCCTTCCTGCAGGGAAACCCCAACATCACTGACGGCTACAGAGCACACTTATCTCCCAAGCTATGTGTCAAGAG TGCCTGTATCCTCTCCAACGAGACGATCAACATATGGTCCCACCTTCTGGGGTTGGTCTTGTTCACTTTCTACCAGTTGTACGACAACTTCTATTACCTCCCTGAGAACAGAGCAGAGACAGGGGACCACTTCACATTCACAGTCATGAATCTCTGTTTCCAG GTGTGCATGTTCTGTTCTGCCGGCTATCACTTGTTCTCCTGTCAGTCTGAGGTAGCCAGTAGAAGGTGGCTTCGTCTGGACCTAGCCGGGGTCTCCGTGGGGATGTGCGGCTGCTACTTTCCTGGGGCATACTATGCTTTTTACTGCAACCAG ttCTGGGAGTCGGCCTACATGTTTGCTATGTTTGtgctggtgggtgtgtgtcTCCTCGCTCAAGCTCACTCCGAGTACCTCTCCAACGACTGGTATCGCCGCCGACTCATGCTCTACGCAGCATTCATCTTTGCTGGAGTAGTCCCTGTCATGCACTGGGTGTTACAAACTGGAGGATTTGGAGAACCTTTTGTTCAA TTGTTCATGCCCAAGGTCCTGGTAATGTACGTACTTGTTCTCCTGGGAGGTCTCTTCTACATCAGTCAGTTCCCAGAGAAATTATTCCCAG GTCGTGTGAATATGTTTGGCTCTAGTCATCAATGGTGGCATATTATGATCCTGATAGCGTTTGGCTGGGCTCATCACATGGGAGTGGTGGTGTTCACCCACTGGAGAACTCATTCGTGCACAATAGTGACCCAAACTAACAATGATGACTCGTGGAGTTTGTACACATTCCTGGGAATCAAAGTTTGA